The sequence ACCGTCAGCACGACCCCGGGCACCACGTGGTGGATGTGGATGCCGCCCGGGGTGATGTTGCGGAACGGGCCCTTCCCCGCGCGGATCATCCGCGTGATCGTGCGGGTGATCGCGAAGGTGAGGACGAAGGCGGCCAGCGCGAGGAGCAGCGGGAGCTTGCCCGGTTCGGCGATGTTGGTGTGCCACCAGTTGCCCATGCCACCCACTCCCGATACACCCAGTTCTGCGGCTTTTCCGACGTTTCCGCCAATCTATCCGCGCACGGGAGCGGCTAACCTGCCCGCGGTGACCTCCCTGAACAGCCACGGCCTGCGCTTCGCCTTCGGCACCCTCACCGTGCTGCCCGTCCGCGTGACCCGCTGGGACCGCGAAACCGCCAGGGCCGGCATGGTCTGCGCCCCCCTCGCCGGGTTCGTCGTCGGCCTGCTCGCCGCCGCGCTCGGCACGCTGTCGCTGCTGGCCGGATCGGGGCCGCTGCTCGCGGCGGTCGCCTCGGTCGCGGTGCCCGCCGCCCTCACCCGGGGGCTGCATCTGGACGGCCTCGCCGACACGGCGGACGGGCTGGGCAGCGGGAAGCCGGCCGAGGACGCGCTGCGGATCATGAAGCAGTCCGACATTGGGCCGTTCGGTGTCATCACCCTGCTCCTGGTACTGCTGGCCCAGGTCGCGGTCCTCTTCGAGCTGTACGGGCAGGGGTGGGCGCACGGGGCGCTCGGGGCGCTCGTCGCGGCGGTCGCCGCCCGGCTCGCGCTCACCCTGGCGTCCCGTCAGGGCGTCCCGGCGGCCCGGCCGGAGGGGCTCGGCGCGGTGGTGGCGGCCACGGTCCCGGTGGGGCGGGCGGTGCTTGTGGCGGGCGTGGCGGTGGCGGTGTGCGCGGCGGCGGGTGCGGTGTTCGGCGGGTACGGGGCGGTGCACCACGCGCTCGCCGTGCTGGGCGCCCTGGCCGCCGCCGAGGTGCTGCTGCGCCACTGCGTGCGGCGGTTCGGCGGGGTGACCGGGGACGTGTTCGGCGGGGTGGCGGAGACGGCGGCGACGGCGGCCCTGGTGGTGCTGGCGCTCGGCCCCTGACCTCCGTACGACCGGTCGGGACCCTGCCTCGTACCGCCGGAACCGACCGCCTTACCGGTCCGGAACGGCCCGCCGCCGTAACCCCCGGCGAACCGCGCGCGTAGGCTCGTTCCCGGTGCGTTGCGGAGGCGTCTACGATGCGCCGGGCACGGTCGGCCCACCCCTCGACCGAACTCGAACTCAACGGAAGCGAGATTTCACCACCGTGACTGCTCTCACTCTCAGCACTGCCGGTGCCGCGACGCTGCGCGCCGACGCACTCGTCGTCGGCGTCGCGAAGGGCGCTGCGTCCAAGTCGGGGAACCTGGTCCTCGCGCCCGGCGCCGAGGCCGTGGACAAGGCGTTCGACGGAAAGCTCGCCACCGTTCTCGCGACCCTGGGGGCCGTGGGTGCCGAGGGCGAACTGACCAAGCTGCCCGCGCCGTCCGGCCTCAAGGTCCCGGTCGTCATCGCGGTCGGCCTCGGTCCGGTCCCGGACAAGGAGGACGCGTACGACGCGGAGGCGCTGCGCCGCGCGGCCGGTACCGCCGCCCGTGCGCTGTCCGGCTTCAAGAAGGCCGGCTTCGCGCTGCCCGCCGGCTCCGTCGAGGACGCCGCGGCCGTCGCCGAGGGCGCCCTGCTCGGCGCCTACGCCTTCACCGCCTACCAGGGCGGCGAGAACAAGCTCGCCCCCAAGGACGCCAAGGCCAAGGACAGCGGCCCCAAGCTCCCGCTCGCCGAGATCACCCTGGTCGGCGCCAAGCCGCGCGACAAGGCGTACAAGGCGGCCGTCGAGCGCGCCCTCGCGCTGGCCGAGGAGATCAACCGCGCCCGCGACCTGATCAACACCCCGCCCAACGACCTCTACCCCGAGTCCTTCGCCGCCGTGGCCACCGCCGCGGGCAAGGAGCACGGCATCAAGGTCCAGGTCCTGGACGAGAAGGCCCTCGTCAAGGGCGGCTTCGGCGGCATCCTCGGTGTCGGCCAGGGCTCCGCCAACGGCCCGCGCCTGGTGAAGCTCGCCTACACCCACCCGAAGGCGGAGAAGACCCTGGCCCTCGTCGGCAAGGGCATCACCTACGACTCGGGCGGCATCTCGCTCAAGCCGGCCGGCCACAACGAGACGATGAAGTGCGACATGAGCGGCGCCGCCGCCGTGTTCGCCGCCGTCGTCGCGGCCGCCCGCCTCGGCCTGAAGGTCAACGTCACCGGCTGGCTGGCGCTCGCCGAGAACATGCCCTCCGGCAACGCCACCCGCCCCGGTGACGTGCTGCGCATGTACAGCGGCAAGACCGTCGAGGTCCTCAACACCGACGCCGAGGGCCGGCTCGTCCTGGGCGACGCGCTCACCCGCGCCTCGGAGGAGAAGCCCGACGCGATCGTCGACGTGGCGACCCTGACCGGCGCGATGGTGCTGGCGCTGGGCAACCGCACCTTCGGGATCATGGCCAACGACGACGCCTTCCGTACGTCGATCCACGAGATCGCCGAGGAGGTCGGCGAGGCCTCCTGGCCGATGCCGCTCCCCGCCGACCTGCGCAAGGGCATGGACTCCCCCACCGCCGACATCGCCAACATGGGCGAGCGCATGGGCGGCGGCCTGGTGGCCGGCCTCTTCCTCAAGGAGTTCGTGGGCGAAGGCATCGCCTGGGCCCACCTGGACATCGCGGGCCCGGCCTTCCACGAGGGCGCTCCCTACGGCTACACGCCCAAGGGCGGCACCGGCTCCGCCGTCCGCACCCTGGTGCGCCTCGCCGAGCGCACCGCCGACGGCGACCTGGGCTGAGTGACCGATCCGTACGGCCCCGGGCATAGGTCCGGGGCCGTACGTGTTGTCCGGGCGGAACCGGTAAGGAGGAGACCGGGTTTCGCTCTCGACGAACACCGGCCGAATCCGTAGGTATCTACGCAGCAGTAACCCTCCGGAACGGACGATCATCCGTCCCGGACCCGGGCCCCGCGTCCCGCCCACCGTCGACAAGTGCGAAGATGGGTTCTCGGCAGGACAGGGCCCCCACCACAGGGCCGAAGACAAAGCGGCCGAACACCAGCCGACCGGCCGGTCACACCCCAGCGACGGGGCCCGGCGTACGGCGCACATGCATGGAGGACGTGACGTGGCGAACGACGCCAGCACCGTTTTCGACCTAGTGATCCTCGGCGGTGGCAGTGGCGGGTACGCCGCGGCCCTGCGCGGAGCGCAGCTGGGCCTGGACGTCGCCCTGATCGAGAAGGGCAAGGTCGGCGGCACCTGCCTGCACAACGGCTGCATCCCCACGAAGGCGCTGCTGCACGCGGGCGAGATCGCGGACCAGGCCCGTGAGTCGGCCCAGTTCGGCGTGAAGGCGACCTTCGAGGGCATCGACATGGAGGCCGTCAACAAGTTCAAGGACGAGGTGATCTCGGGCCTGTACAAGGGTCTCCAGGGTCTCATCGCCTCGCGCAAGGTCCACTACATCGAGGGTGAGGGCAAGCTCTCCTCCCCCACCTCCGTCGACGTGAACGGCCAGCGCATCCAGGGCCGCCACGTGCTGCTGGCGACCGGCTCCGTGCCGAAGTCGCTGCCGGGCCTGGAGATCGACGGCAACCGGATCATCTCCTCGGACCACGCGCTGAAGATGGACCGCGTCCCGAAGTCGGCGATCGTGCTGGGCGGCGGCGTCATCGGCGTCGAGTTCGCCTCGGCGTGGAAGTCCTTCGGCACCGAGATCACCATCGTCGAGGGCCTGAAGCACCTCGTCCCGGTCGAGGACGAGAACAGCTCGAAGCTTCTTGAGCGCGCGTTCCGCAAGCGCGGCATCAAGTTCAACCTCGGTACGTTCTTCGAGAAGGCCGAGTACACGCAGGACGGCGTCCGCGTCACCCTCGCCGACGGCAAGACCTTCGAGGCGGAGCTGCTGCTCGTCGCGATCGGCCGCGGCCCGGTCTCGCAGGGCCTGGGCTACGAGGAGGCCGGGGTCGCGATGGACCGCGGCTATGTCCTGGTCGACGAGTACATGCAGACCAACGTGCCGACGATCTCGGCCGTGGGCGACCTCGTCCCGACCCTCCAGCTCGCCCACGTCGGCTTCGCCGAGGGCATCCTGGTGGCGGAGCGTCTCGCCGGTCTCAAGACCGTCCCGATCGACTACGACGGCGTGCCGAAGGTGACGTACTGCCACCCCGAGGTCGCCTCCGTGGGTATCACCGAGGCCAAGGCCAAGGAGATCTACGGCGCGGACAAGGTCGTCGCCCTCAAGTACAACCTCGCGGGCAACGGCAAGAGCAAGATCCTGAAGACCGCGGGCGAGATCAAGCTCGTCCAGGTCAAGGACGGTGCCGTGGTCGGCGTCCACATGGTGGGCGACCGCATGGGCGAGCAGGTCGGCGAAGCCCAGCTGATCTACAACTGGGAGGCGCTGCCGTCCGAGGTCGCCCAGCTCATCCACGCCCACCCGACGCAGAACGAGGCGATGGGCGAGGCTCACCTGGCGCTGGCCGGCAAGCCCCTCCACTCGCACGACTGATCCCCCGGTCCCGGGCGCGACGACCGACCACTTCCGCATTTTCGTAAGGAGCAACTGAAACCATGTCGGTTTCCGTAACCCTTCCGGCGCTCGGCGAGAGCGTCACCGAGGGCACTGTCACCCGTTGGCTGAAGGCCGAGGGCGAGCGCGTCGAGGCCGACGAGCCGTTGCTCGAGGTCTCGACCGACAAGGTCGACACCGAGATCCCGGCCCCCGCGTCCGGCGTTCTGTCGTCCATCAAGGTCGCCGAGGACGAGACCGTCGAGGTCGGCGCCGAGCTGGCCGTCATCGACGACGGCTCCGGCGCACCGGCCGAGGCCGAGGCTCCGGCCCAGGCCGAGTCCACCGAGCCGGCCGCCACCCCGGCCCCGGCCGCCGAAGAGGCACCCACCGCCCCGTCGACCGAGACCGAGGCTCCGGCCGAGGCCCCGACCGCCGAGGCCGCCACCGGCGGTTCGTCCGCCGAGGGCACCGACGTCACCCTCCCGGCGCTCGGCGAGAGCGTCACCGAGGGCACCGTCACCCGCTGGCTGAAGGAGGTCGGCGAGGAGGTCGCGGAGGACGAGCCCCTGCTCGAGGTCTCCACGGACAAGGTCGACACCGAGATCCCCGCCCCGGTCGCCGGTGTGCTGCTGGAGATCGTGGTCGGCGAGGACGAGACCGCCGAGGTCGGCGCCAAGCTCGCCGTCATCGGTGCTCCGGGCGCCGCCCCGAAGCAGGAGGCCCCGAAGGCCGAGGCGCCCAAGGCGGAGGCCCCGAAGCAGGAGGCTCCCCAGCAGGAGGCTCCGAAGGCCGAGGCCCCCAAGGCCGAGGCGCCGAAGCAGGAGGCCCCCGCGGCTCCCGCCCCGGCACCGGCCGCCCCGGCTCCGGCGGCTCCGGCCCCGGCGGCTCCGGCCCCGGCGCAGCCCGCCCCCGCCGCCCCGGCACCGGCCGCCGCCCCGGCCGCCGCGCCCACCGGTGACGACGGCGCGTACGTCACGCCGCTGGTCCGCAAGCTCGCGTCCGAGAACAACGTGGACCTGAGCTCGGTCAAGGGCACCGGCGTCGGTGGCCGTATCCGCAAGCAGGACGTCGTCGCCGCCGCGGAGGCCGCCAAGGCCGCCGCCGCTGCCCCGGCACCCGCCGCGACTGCCGGAGGCCATGCCGCCGCCAAGGCCGCGCCGAAGCTGGAGGCCTCCCCGCTGCGCGGTCAGACGGTCAAGATGACCCGCATGCGCAAGGTCATCGGCGACAACATGATGAAGGCGCTGCACTCGCAGGCCCAGCTGACCTCGGTCGTCGAGGTCGACATCACCAAGCTGATGAAGCTGCGCAACCAGGCGAAGGCCGCGTTCGCCGCCCGTGAGGGCGTCAAGCTGTCCCCGATGCCGTTCTTCGTGAAGGCGGCGGCCCAGGCGCTGAAGGCCCACCCGGTCATCAACGCCCGGATCAACGAGGACGAGGGCACCATCACGTACTTCGACTCGGAGAACATCGGCATCGCCGTGGACGCCGAGAAGGGTCTGATGACCCCGGTCATCAAGGGTGCGGGCGACCTGAACATCGCCGGCATCTCCAAGAAGACCGCCGAGCTGGCCGGCAAGGCCCGCGGTGGCGGCCTGACCCCGGACGACATGTCCGGTGCCACCTTCACCATCAGCAACACCGGTTCGCGCGGTGCGCTGTTCGACACCGTCATCGTGCCGCCGAACCAGGCAGCCATCCTGGGCATCGGCGCCACGGTCCGCCGCCCGGTGGTCATCGACCACCCGGACCTCGGCGAGACCATCGCGGTGCGCGACATGACGTACCTCGCGCTCTCCTACGACCACCGCCTGGTGGACGGCGCGGACGCCGCCCGTTACCTGACGTCGGTCAAGGCGATCCTGGAGGCCGGTGAGTTCGAGGTCGAGCTCGGCCTCTGAACGCTCCGGCTGTAACCAGCCTCACCAGCGGCGCCCCCGTCCGGAACTCTTCCGGGCGGGGGCGCCGCCGTATTGTCTAAACACCACGGGCAGCGACCGCCACCGTGATGATGTAGGCACCACCGGTCTGCCCCCGAAGGAGCACCTCATGACCCCGCCCGTCGTCCACTCGCTGCGCGAACAGATCCGCGAGCACATCGTGGAGGGGATCGTCAGCGGGCGCTGGAAGCCGGGCGAGCGGATCGTGGAGCGCCGG is a genomic window of Streptomyces sp. SID8374 containing:
- a CDS encoding adenosylcobinamide-GDP ribazoletransferase, with amino-acid sequence MTSLNSHGLRFAFGTLTVLPVRVTRWDRETARAGMVCAPLAGFVVGLLAAALGTLSLLAGSGPLLAAVASVAVPAALTRGLHLDGLADTADGLGSGKPAEDALRIMKQSDIGPFGVITLLLVLLAQVAVLFELYGQGWAHGALGALVAAVAARLALTLASRQGVPAARPEGLGAVVAATVPVGRAVLVAGVAVAVCAAAGAVFGGYGAVHHALAVLGALAAAEVLLRHCVRRFGGVTGDVFGGVAETAATAALVVLALGP
- a CDS encoding leucyl aminopeptidase: MTALTLSTAGAATLRADALVVGVAKGAASKSGNLVLAPGAEAVDKAFDGKLATVLATLGAVGAEGELTKLPAPSGLKVPVVIAVGLGPVPDKEDAYDAEALRRAAGTAARALSGFKKAGFALPAGSVEDAAAVAEGALLGAYAFTAYQGGENKLAPKDAKAKDSGPKLPLAEITLVGAKPRDKAYKAAVERALALAEEINRARDLINTPPNDLYPESFAAVATAAGKEHGIKVQVLDEKALVKGGFGGILGVGQGSANGPRLVKLAYTHPKAEKTLALVGKGITYDSGGISLKPAGHNETMKCDMSGAAAVFAAVVAAARLGLKVNVTGWLALAENMPSGNATRPGDVLRMYSGKTVEVLNTDAEGRLVLGDALTRASEEKPDAIVDVATLTGAMVLALGNRTFGIMANDDAFRTSIHEIAEEVGEASWPMPLPADLRKGMDSPTADIANMGERMGGGLVAGLFLKEFVGEGIAWAHLDIAGPAFHEGAPYGYTPKGGTGSAVRTLVRLAERTADGDLG
- the lpdA gene encoding dihydrolipoyl dehydrogenase, encoding MANDASTVFDLVILGGGSGGYAAALRGAQLGLDVALIEKGKVGGTCLHNGCIPTKALLHAGEIADQARESAQFGVKATFEGIDMEAVNKFKDEVISGLYKGLQGLIASRKVHYIEGEGKLSSPTSVDVNGQRIQGRHVLLATGSVPKSLPGLEIDGNRIISSDHALKMDRVPKSAIVLGGGVIGVEFASAWKSFGTEITIVEGLKHLVPVEDENSSKLLERAFRKRGIKFNLGTFFEKAEYTQDGVRVTLADGKTFEAELLLVAIGRGPVSQGLGYEEAGVAMDRGYVLVDEYMQTNVPTISAVGDLVPTLQLAHVGFAEGILVAERLAGLKTVPIDYDGVPKVTYCHPEVASVGITEAKAKEIYGADKVVALKYNLAGNGKSKILKTAGEIKLVQVKDGAVVGVHMVGDRMGEQVGEAQLIYNWEALPSEVAQLIHAHPTQNEAMGEAHLALAGKPLHSHD
- the sucB gene encoding 2-oxoglutarate dehydrogenase, E2 component, dihydrolipoamide succinyltransferase, which codes for MSVSVTLPALGESVTEGTVTRWLKAEGERVEADEPLLEVSTDKVDTEIPAPASGVLSSIKVAEDETVEVGAELAVIDDGSGAPAEAEAPAQAESTEPAATPAPAAEEAPTAPSTETEAPAEAPTAEAATGGSSAEGTDVTLPALGESVTEGTVTRWLKEVGEEVAEDEPLLEVSTDKVDTEIPAPVAGVLLEIVVGEDETAEVGAKLAVIGAPGAAPKQEAPKAEAPKAEAPKQEAPQQEAPKAEAPKAEAPKQEAPAAPAPAPAAPAPAAPAPAAPAPAQPAPAAPAPAAAPAAAPTGDDGAYVTPLVRKLASENNVDLSSVKGTGVGGRIRKQDVVAAAEAAKAAAAAPAPAATAGGHAAAKAAPKLEASPLRGQTVKMTRMRKVIGDNMMKALHSQAQLTSVVEVDITKLMKLRNQAKAAFAAREGVKLSPMPFFVKAAAQALKAHPVINARINEDEGTITYFDSENIGIAVDAEKGLMTPVIKGAGDLNIAGISKKTAELAGKARGGGLTPDDMSGATFTISNTGSRGALFDTVIVPPNQAAILGIGATVRRPVVIDHPDLGETIAVRDMTYLALSYDHRLVDGADAARYLTSVKAILEAGEFEVELGL